catcaataattaaaacaaataacattgTAGTGCACAAAAGTTCGGTTTTCATTATAATCAAACTTATAATATTGTGATTTACACATTTCtgttgcctttttctttttttttttacaaaacttAATACAGCTTTACTCAACCAGAGCTAAATAGTGAAATTCCAATCCAAACTGAGGCAGATTTAAAAGTGTCCCATATCTGATGAGACGTATTTAAAAGGTCTGCTCCATGGCTGTCTTATAATGAAGATATATGACTGGGAAAAATGACACTGAGCCGAGGCCTTTTGAAATGTAAGATGCAGGACGTTCGCCTGGGAGCTGCTGGCATGAATTTGTCCAGAAAGACAGCTGCTGGCAGCAGGTgtggcagctgcagctgtggtcaAGTATCAGAAAGCTCCAGACATTAAGCTCAGGGTTTAACTTCGTCTCACAACCGGGGAGACGCTCACTTTTTCACATGAATTTCAACCAGGCctaaaaaaaatccttgttcAACACCCAAGAAGAGGACCTTAAGTTTCTTAAGTTATCATGTTGTGCAACTTTTCCAGAATAACCAGAACGCATCCATCAGTTTCTGACAGTTTTATGTCTCTCTTGGATTTCTGCAGGGTTCTCCCATCAAGGTCCAAATGCCCGGCCCAGTGTGAGGCAGCGGGTTCGCAGGAGGGGAAGCAGTGAGGACAGCGTCTCCGGTCCACAGGCGTAATGAGCGGGGGAGCGGAGCAAGCTGACATCCTAACCGTGCTCTCCCTGGTCAAGGAACGATGGAAAGTGGTGAGTGACATGTCATTTAACAACAAGGgacgcagtgtgtgtgttgagtccCGTCGCCGGCCGTCCCTTCGCTCACGCTACGACCCACAAAACAACGACACTTTGTTCCTCAAACAATGCTCGGCCCTGCCAGCGAGtgcctctctcttcttctgaaTGTATCTCACCTGTGGCTCGGACAGTTTGGGGTCGTGTCCCTCCGTCCAGGTATAGTGCCGCTGCAGTGTGGGAGATCCAGAAATAGCTCCTCTATCTATTCGTGGCAGTGCAGTGTGCTATAGGCAGCCGTGGCCGTGCTCCCCTGAGGGCCCATGTCGCTCACTGCTGTGCCCGCCTGGGCACCATGTGAGGCTGTTATTCCTTACTGGCAGCCTGGCACCACTTCCTGTCTTCTACGGAGCAGAGTTACATAAGAATGCTGCAGCTAATCCCACGACTTCAGCTCCGAGTGCGACACAGGACTTTACAGAGAGTGAGTGTGCAGGGAGGACAGTGAAGGACAAGTAAGAGCTTAGGGGGAAATTAAAGCTCTGGTAGTGGGCAGTGTGAGCGATGAGTGTTGGAGGAAATTTGAAAGAGCAAACTAGAGAGAGAGCTCGGTAAAAAACAACAGCGCTAAGTTCATTGTCCACATAAATTCCTTCTGGTAATTAAAAAAGTATGTTTCATAAATACTGACCTTGTTATTCTACATCAGATACAAAAACACGTCTGTTGAAAgtgtaaaatattcaaaacTGCTAGATTTTCCCATATGCAGGAACCTGTTAAACCTGCTCATTGTTTGCTGACTGTTTGGGAACGAGCTCTGTCCAACCCAGTTTTGAGCATTAGACCCTTGTGATGAATATAAACCGAACACTCTGAAAGAGAGATGACGCcatgtttttatggtttttaaccatgggctgtaaataaagatggacaatgcgtCTCCACCTTCTttccactgtacaaaaatgaagccaaaatatcctggttCTACATCCACTTGACCttatcagctgtcaatcgtgatgtttcaccctgtttatagcatcaaataacgaattaaaatCCAAACTTGGCGGAGAAATGAGCAGTTGAGGATACGTGGGTGTGATAAGAGCGAACCTGAAATGagttagtttggtccatgtccaatctgcTAACGTGGAGGTCGCTGAGTTTATGACCTAAACTGCAGGCGACCACCAGGGGACGATCAatgtgttttggcttcacttttggtgaCCTACATGTTATGATTTTACCATCTACGGTTCTAAGGAACATGTTAAACATTAAACTTAAGAAAATCTTGTCGTCATTGTCATCTCCTTCACGCCCACATCGCAAAGTCTCAGCGATTCTACTGCACGTGGCTGCTGCTATCAAACTAAAACTCACTTAAACAATCTTGTAAAGAAAATACGTTTCTTATTatgaaatgttatgttttttatcGCTGAAAAACTTGCTCCATTGCTGAAGAGTCCACGCCAACTCCATAGAGGCTGATTTGTTGCTGatcttgccccccccccttcccagAGGCGGGTGCAAGCGTCCATGCACACATGCAGTCTGGGTAATTATGAAGTTCTTACATTGCATCGTCTTGTTCCAGGTGAAGAAGATCGGGGGTGGAGGGTTCGGCGAGATCTACGAGGCGCTGGACCTGCTGACGCGGGTCAGCGTGGCGCTGAAGGTGGAGTCGGCCCAGCAGCCCAAACAGGTGCTCAAGATGGAGGTGGCCGTGCTGAAGAAGCTGCAGGGTGAGTCCAAATGGATTCAGCGGATTACATTTCTGGAATTGATTGATCCTCCGTGGCCACGTTGACCTATCGAGTCGCTCCAGAAGACGATACTCTGTGTATCACCGGCGTTCTCGGCAGGAAGAAACAAGTGAAACGTTCCTGTCGATAATTTCTCCCGGgttgaaatgaactgaaaatcCGAGGAGAAGCCGAGGAGTCTGGGATATGTTGTGATTGTAGAGTTTGCAGGGAGGGATGTAGAGTTTGACGGCAGCGTGGAATGATCTCTCCTTCAGATATAGATCATCTGACTCATCTGAAAACACAGCTTGGCCCAGAGTTCAGCCGTCTGTGTGAGTCTGCTCTCTGTCATTCAGCAGATGAATCATTGTTCTCGTGTCTTTTGTTCTCATGGTGGTTTTAATGTAAACGTTTCAGGTGACAGTCGCAGAGGCGACAGGGTTCGTGCAACAGGAAGTGTATATGACTGGGGGGGGTTGTTGTAtagttttactcttttctctctttctgtcttttccctcCCCTCGTCCTTCCTGCCTTTTTAACCACCTTGACTTTTTATCTTACTCCTCTCTGAGGGTAAAATCAATGGGCCGGGATCATGTTTGCTGTCTAATGGCTGCAGCCTGGGGCCTCATGGTCCTGCATGTAACTTGAGATGGGCTGAACTCCAGCCTCCACAAACAcagctgacccccccccccccccccccccccagctgtaCAGAGTAAACATCGACCCGTGGCCTCATAAGAGCACTAATGGATCCTATCCAGCTAATAATagcctgttgtgttttcaattttgaccttttttaagtcGGATTATTCTTGATTCATTGTGTAAGGATAGGGGGGAAATATTCTTAAAAGCTGTGTTTTTACCAGGGAGGCTTTGTTTGTGTGACCGTTTGCATTCAGTACGTGCTGAAGGGCTTCGGGGTGTGGCTGCAGTCAAGCTGCCAGTGCAGCAATGTCCTTTGAGACCAGAgaatacacacactcagctctcgctccctcacacacacacaaacacacactcacacacacactcacacacaaggcATTCATGCACATATGTAGACACAGTGTTGTGCGCTATTGCATGTAAATCAGCAGGGTTGCTATACAGGGACTATAGAGTTTTAGTGCTCGGAGAGGGAAGGGCAgggaaatatgaaaacacatcGCCATGATTCACGGCATCTTACGCTCAAATGCTGCAGCTGACGTCAAGTGGCTCAGAAGTGACCTCATCTTCCCTCGTGAAAATATCTAGAAatgctcttttcctcttttatttcccaGGTAAAGACCACGTGTGTCGCTTCGTGGGATGTGGCCGCAACGACCGCTTCAACTACGTGGTGATGGAGCTTCAGGTTGGTCTGGATGCAGGAGACGTGATGGCTCAATGTGACACATCAAGCTTGAGCTGAAATAATGAGCGCACTACAGTTTTAATGGCCAAATGAGTCACTGAAATCATTCATCAagcaaaaatgacaaacatttacttctCAAAGGAGGATTTTGATACTTTTCACTCTTTTATATGATAGGAAATTAAGTATCTTTGGGTTTTACACTGTTGGCCTTTAAAAATAATCAAGCAATTTACCCATTTAACAAAAGAATCTCTCCATTTGTAAGAATCAGGTTGAGCAAAAGATGAAGCTTATAGCAGCTTAACTCTGAGAGCAGAGATTCAGGCTGAACTAGTATTTCACCTGCTGTGAACTACAGAGGCGTCAAATTAGTTTCAGTCATTGCATCCAGCACCTGAGGCAGGGATACAACAAGTCATCCTCACAAGTTCACAAATGTATTCTCTGCACTTGATGAGAGATGGTCAGGTTGTAGTTTATACAGCCAAACCCACAGGAACGTTATGTTAATGTTCACTTCACTGTTTAAATGCAAAGGATCCCTGCagctgtatttgtatttttctctccctgtcctctCAGCACACATTTGACTGTCAcctctttatttagtttttgtctgGTGGCTAAGCAATCAGGTGTGTTATAGACGGGACTATGGCTCAGACCTTTGGATTAACCGATCTTGTACTTGGTCTCCCAGGGTCGTAATCTGGCCGACCTGAGGAGGAGTATGACCCGCGGCACGTTCAGCATCAGCACCACCCTGCGTCTGGGTCGTCAGATCCTGGAATCCATAGAGAGCATCCACTCGGTCGGCTTCCTGCATCGTGACATCAAACCGGTGGGTCGCGTGACCGGGGGCTGCAGCAGAAGATTGTCTATGCctggtttttatttctatatattcCTGGCACAGGggaatattttttatagttcTATTGCTAGAGTTCTTGCTGatttagtatttttcttttttgactgTTGCACTTACAGTAATTCGGCTCGATACGAGTTTTGGCCAAATGCCCAGAAATATTCTGTCTTCTGAGCTGCTGCATTAAATTCTATTCCACCATAGGAAGACATTTATTCCTCTGAATTTGcattatgtaaatacacattatgTTTTATTGGGATTGCATATCACACCTAaccaattttctttttctttcttttgaacCTTTGCCTCCTTATCCCCCCCATTTAGTCCAATTTCGCCATGGGTCGCTTCCCCAGCACCTGTCGAACCTGCTACATGCTGGACTTTGGTTTGGCTCGCCAGTTCACCAACTCATGCCAGGAGGTCCGACCAGTGAGTGCCCTCTTGAGTTAAtgagtttaaagctgctcatATCAGCATCATTCATATGAACAATGGATCAAATCACTGTGTGACATGAAGGACGTCACTTTTAGAGAATTATCTCCCAACTCTTAAAGATCTGTTCTGTAGCCTAAAAAATCTATTAATACATGTTTAACATAATCTAACACTGTTTAAAACGTGGATCAAGGGTTAAGTTTAAGAATCAGACTGAAGAAAGCTACAAATACAGGCATATTTATGACTAGAATTCTGCAGATCTGGTTTGGAGTTCAGAGAACATGTCGGATAGTGTCTATGTTAGCATTTGATGACTGTATCTGTCTTTATCTGTCAGCCTCGTCCGGTGGCAGGGTTCAGGGGAACAGTCCGTTATGCATCTGTCAACGCACACAAGAATAAGGTCAGTATCTTGTGAGCTGTGACGCTGTCCCAAAAGTGTTATAGTTTATTAGTTAAACCCTGACCAGTGACCCAATGTTGTTGATATATGTCAACTCAAACATGACGCAATTCTGCAGGAGATGGGTCGTCATGACGACCTTTGGTCCCTCTTCTACATGCTGGTGGAGTTTCTGGTCGGTCAGTTGCCGTGGAGGAAGATCAAGGACAAAGTAAGGACAAGTGATAATTGTTGTCCTCCCTTGGAACTGAACAGCCGTGTCCAGGTTGCCGTGAGTGATGGGATGTGACGTGTTTGTTCATTCCTAGGAACATGTGGGGAAGCTGAAGGAGACCTATGATCACCGTCTGATGCTCAAACATCTGCCGGCAGAGTTTGGTGTGTTTTTGGAACACATCTCCAGCCTGGACTACTTCACCAAGCCGGACTACCAGGTACACAGGGGATTTACTTGGGTTTAATAAAGAGTGCTGGTTTTAGCAAGTGATAACATATGGGCCATATTCTTTCTGAGAAAAAGCAAAGTTGTGCAGTACAAGGCCAAGAAGGATCTGTTAAAGTTGATACACCAGAGAGAGGATGATGTTCTGTGAAATTCTCctgaataaacatttttaattgtgtATGTTACAGCTGCTGATGTCAGTGTTTGACAACAGCATGAAAACCTACAATGTGGTGGAGAACGACCCCTACGACTGGGAGCGGACCGGCACCGATGGCACCTTGACGATCAGTGCCAGCGCCACAACACCACAACATCACACCCGGCTCACTCCGGCACATATGGGGTGTGTTTGCTTGAACTTATCAAGTTGACTCAGATAGATTTAGGATTTTTGCAGCCTCAATATGAAATAATGTGTGAACTCTATGTTGTCCCAGGATGGCGAATGCCTCCCTGATACCTGGCGACCTGCTGAGGGAAAACACAGATGAGGTTTTGCAGGATGAGCAGCTCAGTGACGTGGAGAACAACCCCGCCCCTGAACGCATGCCTGGCTCTCCCCTTCACCCGCACCGCAACCAGGAGGCTGACGTGTGGGAGGAGCTGGACCGCAACCGTAACCGCATCAGGACGGCAGTCTGGAAGGTAGCTCccatgtgaacacacaaaccTGGGCTTTATAGTAGTTCAGCACTGCAGGTGAAAATAACTTATTCCTTtggtaaatacatttaaaaaaccgACTGGTTCCCACAGGCGGCGACGGAGGAGGAACACAGCAACAACCAGGGCAACCAGGGCCACCAGAGCCCCTACGCCGGGCCAAGTCTGGGTTCTCCAGTCAAACACTCTGAGGCGATGGCTTCAGACCGAGAAGGCCCTCTGCTGAGGAAGCTCCGCAACATCCACAGCTTTGAGCTGGAGAGGAGAATCGGCCTAGAGTCAAAGCCCAGTCCAGAGCGCTTCCTCGAGGCCTGGTAGGTTCATCAAGTAACCGCGAAAATCTataataaaatctttatttccCTTGTAGTGGCCTGATTGTTTGCATCTGTCTTGTCTGTTCAGCTCGGCTCAGCAGCAGACCGGCACCCCCAACCAGGAGAAGGAGGCAAATGGAGCTGCAATCATCCCAGTAACTCAGGGTCAAACCGTACCTGGCGGGGAGCGTCCTGATAGGGTCTGGCACTATGACGAGGAGTTCCTGTCTGGCTGTGGTTCTCCTAAGCCTGCATCCCCTGGATCTCTGGAGCAGGGTGAGGGGGCGGCCATTAGCGGGGGCTTTGTGGCCCTCAACTTGAGCTCCGGAAGGCAGGACATTGACTCAAGGGAGTGGGTAATGGTGGAGCGGCCCAGTGGCTCCCCAGGACCCAAGGTTACCAACAGCCcttcagaggaggatgaggagccaGAGGTGCTCCAGCCAGGGCAACGGACTCCGGGGTGGGGTAAGGGCAGCCCAGGCCCGAGCTCTGGAAAAGCTAAACAGGAGAGCACGGCTTCCTCCAAAGGAAGTGCAAAAGTGGACAAGTTGGAGCTTAGCGTGGGGCCTGCCGGGACTCTGCCTCCCGTCACTCCAACCAGCCCAGCTGAAGCTCTGGCTGAGGGAGTCATCACGCAGGTAAGCGCTTTCTTTTGAAGGCCACCTCACAACATGGCATACATGAGACTGACTGTACTCAGCGTTTTACCGAGTTAAAAAGCTGCACAGAGTCAGAGTTCTAGCTCTAGAACTGTAATGCTAAAATCATGTAAGCTCCACCAGCTGCATCTTGCTGTAGTTTGAAGCTAAATGTTACGGCTTTATGTTTGCCCGCTTCTTCACATGTGTATCTGTTAGTAGAAGATATTTGTGACACAACTGCGGAGCTTTGATCACATCACAGCATGGGGGAAGGGGAGAGCTTATGGTTTTCGAAATGCACTTTGATTTGCTTTAGATATCATGCATAATTTGTATCTTATTTGCAGACATTTGCAATATGTTGatttgttcttatttattttacaaagcaAATGATTTCTTTCCAGAAAATACTTTGATTtgcttagttttttttttttttttttttttttgctcctttGCTTTTCATAACCTTCCACCAGCCCATTGTGCCCAAAACCCTGCTCACTCTGCAAGTTCAGCACAAACCGCTTTTACTCAAATTGCagagtttcttttttcactACAAGAGGAATAACTGTCCCCTAACTCTCATACGACCAGAACTTGAACCTCCAAGTTGAAAAGTTAAACCATCTTTCCCAGGAACCACCTTCCTCGTCTCCTTCCTCTTACTTAAACCTGAAATCCTCCTCACAGTTAATCTTTATAATCCTACCATCGCTTAATCTGTGAAAGACACGGCTCTGTGTCGTGCTCGCTTCCAGTCCGCCTGCTCATCCTGCCTCACAGAACTCCCGCCAtacctcctccatcttctcacTCCCTCACCGATCTcacaccccctcctctctccacctcccacttctctcgtcctcctctcttAGTTCCCCACCTCTCCTCCGTCCCTGCCTGAGGAAGTCGCGCTGCGGACATCCAGCCCCATCCCACTGCGCTCTCCCAGCCCTCACACTCTCCTGACCACCCTGTCGGACCCGCTGCACCTGCGCCATCCGCCGGGCATAAGGCGCAGCCAGTCTGCCGACCAGCAGCAGGACCGcgtctcctcgtcctcctcctgccatGCCTCCCTTCCACTACCACCAAACCCCGCCCCAGGCACCCGCTCGCCCAGTCGTAGGAAACTGCCCGCCATCCCAGCGGGGGCTGCCAACGCCAAGTTTCCCTCTGTCATACGCATCACACGAGCCCAACTTCAGCAGGTGATGAGCtcatcacaataaa
The sequence above is drawn from the Hippoglossus hippoglossus isolate fHipHip1 chromosome 22, fHipHip1.pri, whole genome shotgun sequence genome and encodes:
- the ttbk2a gene encoding tau-tubulin kinase 2 isoform X2; protein product: MSGGAEQADILTVLSLVKERWKVVKKIGGGGFGEIYEALDLLTRVSVALKVESAQQPKQVLKMEVAVLKKLQGKDHVCRFVGCGRNDRFNYVVMELQGRNLADLRRSMTRGTFSISTTLRLGRQILESIESIHSVGFLHRDIKPSNFAMGRFPSTCRTCYMLDFGLARQFTNSCQEVRPPRPVAGFRGTVRYASVNAHKNKEMGRHDDLWSLFYMLVEFLVGQLPWRKIKDKEHVGKLKETYDHRLMLKHLPAEFGVFLEHISSLDYFTKPDYQLLMSVFDNSMKTYNVVENDPYDWERTGTDGTLTISASATTPQHHTRLTPAHMGMANASLIPGDLLRENTDEVLQDEQLSDVENNPAPERMPGSPLHPHRNQEADVWEELDRNRNRIRTAVWKAATEEEHSNNQGNQGHQSPYAGPSLGSPVKHSEAMASDREGPLLRKLRNIHSFELERRIGLESKPSPERFLEACSAQQQTGTPNQEKEANGAAIIPVTQGQTVPGGERPDRVWHYDEEFLSGCGSPKPASPGSLEQGEGAAISGGFVALNLSSGRQDIDSREWVMVERPSGSPGPKVTNSPSEEDEEPEVLQPGQRTPGWGKGSPGPSSGKAKQESTASSKGSAKVDKLELSVGPAGTLPPVTPTSPAEALAEGVITQLTAQRPSGLSSQSGSDSAPQCLLLERRGESEAQQVQEHTVDITSPQDHVPTHPGTPTDPLAEMMINGDSNTKAPSPVPSRVSSPRSPRSPPPRSPSSPHSPHSPHSPRSPRSPVFLNGPFSPHGSGQKDLSNGAYPKLRDYENDSGLAPCATESQLRGEEGGEVIQAKEQTSSPVSSSLAAPRKDPSRRHSRIPVLEPCSLLELPPPGSAKEKLLKKKASHQGPVPSPTASPSLSDRRSAMVASLARDPLSSTSDRSQDEDSLMGSRSDRQGDDAQSLSSSSSPLSRKSRIPRPVHPASSAEQLAAQFLPRPPPGKPPSRSTVEGRLRRYRIRASSTSDSDLLTCLAQLMHGSRGSPVHHRSSAQHGGSRMGICSLTSSPHHHRSSSASPRSSSSLQRSVSSSPSRHEPRGGGGGGCLGRSRSPPSFSGSPPPRRFYSHHQETCCSRQARTSPLYLSRGKGCSREGKCSSKLSR
- the ttbk2a gene encoding tau-tubulin kinase 2 isoform X1; the protein is MSGGAEQADILTVLSLVKERWKVVKKIGGGGFGEIYEALDLLTRVSVALKVESAQQPKQVLKMEVAVLKKLQGKDHVCRFVGCGRNDRFNYVVMELQGRNLADLRRSMTRGTFSISTTLRLGRQILESIESIHSVGFLHRDIKPSNFAMGRFPSTCRTCYMLDFGLARQFTNSCQEVRPPRPVAGFRGTVRYASVNAHKNKEMGRHDDLWSLFYMLVEFLVGQLPWRKIKDKEHVGKLKETYDHRLMLKHLPAEFGVFLEHISSLDYFTKPDYQLLMSVFDNSMKTYNVVENDPYDWERTGTDGTLTISASATTPQHHTRLTPAHMGMANASLIPGDLLRENTDEVLQDEQLSDVENNPAPERMPGSPLHPHRNQEADVWEELDRNRNRIRTAVWKAATEEEHSNNQGNQGHQSPYAGPSLGSPVKHSEAMASDREGPLLRKLRNIHSFELERRIGLESKPSPERFLEACSAQQQTGTPNQEKEANGAAIIPVTQGQTVPGGERPDRVWHYDEEFLSGCGSPKPASPGSLEQGEGAAISGGFVALNLSSGRQDIDSREWVMVERPSGSPGPKVTNSPSEEDEEPEVLQPGQRTPGWGKGSPGPSSGKAKQESTASSKGSAKVDKLELSVGPAGTLPPVTPTSPAEALAEGVITQFPTSPPSLPEEVALRTSSPIPLRSPSPHTLLTTLSDPLHLRHPPGIRRSQSADQQQDRVSSSSSCHASLPLPPNPAPGTRSPSRRKLPAIPAGAANAKFPSVIRITRAQLQQLTAQRPSGLSSQSGSDSAPQCLLLERRGESEAQQVQEHTVDITSPQDHVPTHPGTPTDPLAEMMINGDSNTKAPSPVPSRVSSPRSPRSPPPRSPSSPHSPHSPHSPRSPRSPVFLNGPFSPHGSGQKDLSNGAYPKLRDYENDSGLAPCATESQLRGEEGGEVIQAKEQTSSPVSSSLAAPRKDPSRRHSRIPVLEPCSLLELPPPGSAKEKLLKKKASHQGPVPSPTASPSLSDRRSAMVASLARDPLSSTSDRSQDEDSLMGSRSDRQGDDAQSLSSSSSPLSRKSRIPRPVHPASSAEQLAAQFLPRPPPGKPPSRSTVEGRLRRYRIRASSTSDSDLLTCLAQLMHGSRGSPVHHRSSAQHGGSRMGICSLTSSPHHHRSSSASPRSSSSLQRSVSSSPSRHEPRGGGGGGCLGRSRSPPSFSGSPPPRRFYSHHQETCCSRQARTSPLYLSRGKGCSREGKCSSKLSR